From the genome of Solanum pennellii chromosome 6, SPENNV200:
NNNNNNNNNNNNNNNNNNNNNNNNNNNNNNNNNNNNNNNNNNNNNNNNNNNNNNNNNNNNNNNNNNNNNNNNNNNNNNNNNNNNNNNNNNNNNNNNNNNNNNNNNNNNNNNNNNNNNNNNNNNNNNNNNNNNNNNNNNNNNNNNNNNNNNNNNNNNNNNNNNNNNNNNNNNNNNNNNNNNNNNNNNNNNNNNNNNNNNNNNNNNNNNNNNNNNNNNNNNNNNNNNNNNNNNNNNNNNNNNNNNNNNNNNNNNNNNNNNNNNNNNNNNNNNNNNNNNNNNNNNNNNNNNNNNNNNNNNNNNNNNNNNNNNNNNNNNNNNNNNNNNNNNNNNNNNNNNNNNNNNNNNNNNNNNNNNNNNNNNNNNNNNNNNNNNNNNNNNNNNNNNNNNNNNNNNNNNNNNNNNNNNNNNNNNNNNNNNNNNNNNNNNNNNNNNNNNNNNNNNNNNNNNNNNNNNNNNNNNNNNNNNNNNNNNNNNNNNNNNNNNNNNNNNNNNNNNNNNNNNNNNNNNNNNNNNNNNNNNNNNNNNNNNNNNNNNNNNNNNNNNNNNNNNNNNNNNNNNNNNNNNNNNNNNNNNNNNNNNNNNNNNNNNNNNNNNNNNNNNNNNNNNNNNNNNNNNNNNNNNNNNNNNNNNNNNNNNNNNNNNNNNNNNNNNNNNNNNNNNNNNNNNNNNNNNNNNNNNNNNNNNNNNNNNNNNNNNNNNNNNNNNNNNNNNNNNNNNNNNNNNNNNNNNNNNNNNNNNNNNNNNNNNNNNNNNNNNNNNNNNNNNNNNNNNNNNNNNNNNNNNNNNNNNNNNNNNNNNNNNNNNNNNNNNNNNNNNNNNNNNNNNNNNNNNNNNNNNNNNNNNNNNNNNNNNNNNNNNNNNNNNNNNNNNNNNNNNNNNNNNNNNNNNNNNNNNNNNNNNNNNNNNNNNcagtacccaaatttcagaagtctaagtgttctggaacgagacacctgcgacggtccgtcgtgcctacgacggtccgtcgtgggttccgtcgactcacacagtttttccagaaataaaatctgctgctcaaaacgactaaacaggtcgttacagatcGGTTGGAGTCAGGATTGGATTTATGGGCTGTTTGGTTACTGGTTAGAGTTATGAAGGTATTAGCtatgcagggtttagttatgtaggtattagcaatgcagggtttagttatgcaggtattagttatgcagagTTTAGAGATtacaatacatgaattattaagtattgaatattaaacttgttgtaaattattaatatatataattttcaaaataataatacatactaataaaatgtaaaatatattgaataatatataacgctaatatttgattagcatatgtaccgttaaaaaatatacaatcaatttctaatatttaaaaaatatttatatttacattAATCAATCAAAacgataaatatataaaaaaaatgaaaataatctatatataataagaaataaaaacaacacatgTTGATTAGAAACAATAAAgtttccaattaaaaaaattaaggcaGAATAGTCTGGTGGACCCTCGTACTTGTATCGGATTGTATTATGAACTCTTCTACTTAGCTTTTTGTCATCTGGACTCCTGAACTTAAccaaaatgagatttttaaatCCCTCTGACCATATGTGTATCTCACTCTCCCTTACATAGATGACATGTTATATCTGTGTCATATCCATGTCATATATATTAATGCCAAGTCATAATTttcttcataataattttttaattattagtaaaaatattaaataaaagacaaattaaaaaaaattattttatcaaataaaataaaattattatttttgtacacCTTTCCTCCACTTTCCCTAACCCACCATCACTGTCAAAACTCCACCATCTCCATatccccatttttttcttcttcgatTTTTTCACAATCGAGCAGTCTGATGAAGTCATGAAACTACTTCACTCCCCGCTAgtgtcattttaatttattattgacaTTCCTAATTCTCCCTATTTTCACTATTTCACCACCAAGCCGGCGTCGTAAAACCCATTAAAATCCAATTGTAAAAATCCAATATAGCATTTCCTATTTTCCGGCATGGATAGCAATACAAACTGGTCGGAACAAGGTAGATGATCTCGTCGATGCCGGAGAAATCGATGGAGCCATTGTGTCGTCTCCATTTTGACGGCGGCGTCCATTTTTGCCGGCGTCTTGGCTTTTTTACCGTCGAGATCAAAGTAACAACAACCTAAGTCATCTAACAACCACAATAACAACAACCAAGCCACCTAACAACCAGATCTAACCAAAATTTTCATAATCCAATGCTAACTACTATTTCACACCCCAAATTGCTTACAAATACAAGAATAATTTTGACACCAAAAGAGGTCAAGGTACTCATTAGAGATATCAACAACTACACtaatttctgatttttcttTGCTTATTATGTTCAAAATTTTTTGCCCAATTTCGTATTTTATTTagggtaaaaaaaaaacaagaaagaagtaGAAAAGGAGCAAGAAAAGGCAGAAAGATAGAAATTCAGGTATGGGAGGGAAAAAGAGGGAAAGTGATGattgaagaggaaaaaaataggGATGGGTGagggaaagaagaaagaagtgaaagaaaaatgaagataaaTAACAATAGGGTGtggataagaaagaaaaataggttGGGGTCGGGGTGGCTGAAAAAAAGGTAGTGTAGGGAAGAAGATGGAGGTAGTGTGAGGAAGAAGATggagtttttttcctttttaaatttatttttttttaaaaataattttaataacttaaaagtaaaagttgaaatatcaaatatcatGTTCACTTGCCTTTGCAGGCGTGTGACTCTCTTGCCAACTCATCTATATTAATGCCACATAAGGATGATCAATGATCAGAGGGTTTTAATGTATTGTGTTATGTTGAGTATAAGTGTCTAGATGACAAAAAGCTAAGTAGAAGAGTCCATAATACAATCCGATACAAGTACGAGGATCCACTAGACTATTCtgccaaaaattaaaagaaataaaaatggtctaaatataaaaaagaaataaaaacaacaaacttatatataggaaaacaataaagtttccaattaaaaacaataaaataaattaatagggtaaatatgtaatttgtcactttaatacatgtataactaatatcTACATAACTTATTCCACCTTCTACCCTGCATAACTTTATACATAGATTCCCTCATAAGTTATGTTGGTGTTAATTATGTAGAACTACAAAAATGTAACCAAACATGGTATAAGTTATGTTGACTTTTCTACGTAAACAAAAATTTCTACCAAACATTGCATAACTTAATACATTgttttatacatgaataaaaGACAAGTTATACCATAACCAAACGGCCCCTTAATGTTTGAACTTGTTTTGGGTGGTGACGTTTAAGGAAACTTTGGATTTGTTTAACTTCTTGTATGGTGAAAGAAAAATTAGAGTTGATACACCCAAcgttgtcatttagagctgatatacccttgttatgaaagtggctcatatataccctacTTATAAagaaatgactcacatatacccttttcttctaacggaaatgaaaaaaaaaataattttaatttaactttttatcatttttttctacaaaatataatccatatgagtaaatttatcctcgtcaaacatattttgttgatatttcttttgtttcaatgactaatttagaattattattttgataatcaaatttatttatgtttcactaatattcttgtaaaacttattgtagatgacctaatttttttcttcaaatacaaaaatcaaattacaatgtagacaacaaaaatagttaaaaatttttttctttaaactaaggaatgaaagaaaaaaaagaaaataagggaaaatacATAAACCCCTCCTAAATTTGGCAGCAAAATTCACTTTAATACCTAAACTACACGGGCGTTTAAATACCCCGCTTATCATCtttgaagtgatttttttttcaccCTGAGACTGTAACACTACTCTCACCCGCCACATCATAATCAGTAAGCGCCACATCATAACCATGTAGATACCACGTCATTAATTTTTAGTTGTTTCTTACTTATTCACTATTTTCTATTAAacacttttaatattaattatatcaattaattaatttataaatgcGTACCCCCTCTCCctctctttcatcttccttgTTATTCATCATTTCAACCTACaatacttatttttcttctacactattcaacaatttttttgaataactAGAATGAAATTATTCACTATAATACTCACATTATCTTCTTCGAGTCCACCCTAAGTATTTACCCTTTTGgatgaagaacttttgtttaaAGTCAAGGCTTTATTGTCAACTCAAATAAGAAATGAAGATTACATAAGaaagttgataaaaaatataaattctatgAGAAATATTTGAATAGATATAGAAATCAGAATCAGTCActcaaaattaagaaagtttACATTTACAAAATCGACACCAATACTATAGAGCAAAATCAGCAATAAAATAACTTTGATATTGAATTTTACGAATTAGTAAAGGATTAGTAAAATGaaagtagttttttttttgaagtggaAGGAAGATGGAAGAGGAGGTGTTTCAATGGAGAAAAAAGTTTATTGGGGAAGAcaacaaaatgaaaagaaaaaaattaaagaaattaaaaggggACCCACTAATTCTATATACCtctaagtaatttttttacatatttttaagggaaaaaggtctgatatatccttcaactttgtcatttggaactgatatacccttcgttataaaagtggcttaTATATGCCCtcaccgttatacaaacggctcacatatacccttgtcgttacaaaatggctcacatatacccttcatttaacggaagttaaaaaattagttttaaatttatatttattacttctaatttttttaaaaaaattatttaggggtgtatatgattcttctattaaagttcaagttatattttaatttttttcatacataaattattttttgatttcttttattataattatttgagtttcttattcttattttgtttgtctttcattccttagtttaaagaaaaaaattttaaattattttttttgtgtgtattgtaatttaatttcgtattcaaagaaaaaattttggtcatctacaataagttttacaagaatattagtgaaacataaataaatttgattatcaaaataataattataaattagtcattgaaataaaaaaagtcaaaaaaaacatgtttgacgaggattaaatttactcatatgggattatattttttagaaaaaaataattaaaatttagattaaaattattttttttcatttccgtcaGAGGAAaaaggtatatgtgagccatttgtttacaactaagggtatatatgagccactttcataaaaaggggtatatcagctctaaatgacaaagttgaggggtatatcagacccttttccctatttaTATAGAGttaatatatcaagaaaaagtatttaaaaatattaactataTATTGACCAATAAAAAAAGGCCATGTGTAGGACTTCAAaagattcaactttttttttcacgCGCTTTAAGGAGAGTATACTCTCCCTGCCACATCATCCCTAAGGGGGTGTTTAAATTACTTGAAAAATGTTAAAGGGGTATTTAAATGCCCGTGTAGTTTAAGGGTTAAAGTAAGTTCTGCTGCCAAGTTTAAGGGGGTTTCTATGTATTTTCCtcataagaataagaaattcatataattataataaaagaagtcaaaaaataatttatgtatgaaaaaaaattaaaatataccttgaactttgatagaagaatcatatatacccctaaataattttttaaaaaaaattaaaaagtaataaatataaatttagaactaatttttttaacttccttaaatgaagggtatatgtgagtcattttgtaacagcagggtatatgtgagccgtttgtataacggtaagggcatatataagccactttcataacgagggaTATATCAGCTACAAATGGCAAAGTTGAGGAGTACATCAGACACTTTTCCCAATTATTTAAGTCAatcaattatgaaaaaattgacCAAAGACACTTTAAACTTTTTATACGTTCCTACACCTTACATACCTTAAGGGAGAGAAAGGGTCCAAAATAGACCTTTATCTTTGAGTTAAAACTTAAAGttattcttattaatttttttagagcAATCATTAATAGTTCCTCATATTTACAattttagtgtatttttggTCCTCTTTTGAGCTTTCATCTATTTTTAATGTAACTTTTGTGCACAATTTAGTGTGTGGaatgtttttcctttatatttaatAGAAACAATATTCCAtgatgaaagaagaagaaaaaagtgttctattaagaaaattgaatttaGCTCTGAACTTCGTCACTAATTTGCTTATAGCTAACTGAAATTGACCATTAGAAAGGAGTAATgataaactttgttgtttagctataaaatttatttgtcatcgctaaatcattttttttattcaaacatCAATGCAGCTAATAAagtaaagaatcttctagtattttttttttatatattgcacATGAACACTGACGTGATGAACCTTTCgatctcaaaaaataaaaacaagtttGGGGGCCGACCAAAACTACATCAATACTATAACATAAATAACTATTATGACAAAACGTAAAAATGACTATGAGTCTAAactcacatatatataaaaggttTTCTTAATCCTTTCACCCCTTTTAAGGAAAGTACAATCGATACATACTCACTTGTTATTCATACTTTATGATAgataatataaacttattaacatataatcaagtttaaaataattaaatgataaacctatttaaaatgaattgaatcGGACAAATAATACACATTATACCTATATTGCCACCCTTAACAATAGTTTCAAAATTGGGTGCATCATGACCGACAAAAAAATTTACTACACAGTACTCAATGAATAATACTCATgtgttaaatatattaaatgacattgtaaataaaataattgaaggTAGGAAAAATGGGGATAAAATTATGAGGCGAAGAAttgaacttttattatttaaaagagAAGTTAGATAGTCAATCAACAAagcttttaaatttttcaatcgAACAGCAGGTCTAAAAGAGGAATAAATCCTACCATGacatttaaaagaaattgtgGAGGAAATCAAATATAAGGGTATCCAAGGAGTGTAAGCAGTCATCATAGAATTATTGAATCCAATAAGTTAATTAGACAcagaaaagagaagaggaagTGGTCATTTCCAACTTTAAGTCAAGGTCACAATACTTTTGTAACACCTCTACTATGCACTATCCAATTATAGAAACTTTCTTTCCTTATCTGGAGGGCCAGCTCAATAAGATATGGTTTAGTTCAAACCTTATAAAAAAgctgaacttttttttattaaaaataacaataataaatcaataattttacAAGTGAGGTTTGAAAAGGATATAATGTATGTAGAtttataaagaaagaaaatgaaacaacGCAAATTTCAGAGTAAGTATCTCAAAAGATCACTCAACTTTGTAAATTTATCCATCAAAGTCATTGAACTTtgtttttatcaataaaatcattcatCTTAAacttttgtatcaataaaatcactcaacatAGACTTTcacatcaataaaatcatttaactagatttttcattaaaaaggtaaaattgatatgacaaaataaattattgtatcATGATCATATATAGGGGTGACCAACGGTTGGATTGGATTAGATTTGGATGAGTTGAATatggtttgagaaaaaaatggtTTGAATCACAATCCATCCAAATATAATATGAGCAAATATGGATTTGGTCGCGCAAAATGATTCTAacctatttaaataaatttatttttcaaaaacataaatgtaCCCCTCCATACATATCTCCGGGGCGCCCCCCTTTCCCCCTCCCCCTTTCACCAACCTACCCctaaaaactttttatttttacaatgaAGAAAAACTACTTGAGTGTTGAGAAAGAACATATTCCATCTTTTTCATCTACAGAGGAACTTATGcaatatatcaaaacaaatTCATCAAGTATGATTTCTACAATTATCATGTTTTAGAACtaaattgaatttattgttaATGTTTATCTGATATGATTTCTTGCACTAGGGGCTCAAGGGAAATATCAAGGGCTTAAATCTATGTGCCCAATTGAAGATATGAAAATGAGGAGCGATCTTTCAATCAAAGTGATCGTTGTGTTAGTCAAAGTATGTCAAAACCTTCTGATGCTCAAGGATGGCGACAATGAATAAAACGTGTTTGACTTCTGAGAAAGGGCATAAGCAAGCTGATGTTCCAATTTCTCTTTTTACTGATGATGTTATGGAGTCCACCCCAACATTTGAAACAAGTatgatctcttttttttttagaattgaatttaatttgattCAAGTACTTTTACTGATACAATTTGTTGCACTAGGTTTTTCTCAAGGATTGCGAACAATGAATAAAAAGTTTTTGACTTTTGAGAAAGAGCATATGCAAACCGATAGTGTTAGGGAGCCCACCCCAACATTTGAAACAagtatgattttctttttcagattgaatttaatttaactCAAGTAATTTTACTGAAATAATTTCTTGCATTAAGTTTCTCTCAAGGATGGAGAACAACAAATAAAACTACTTTGGCTCATGAGAAAGAGAGTTTGCATTCTGATATTTCAATTTCTCCTATTGATCAAGTTAAACAGTCTGGCCAAAGAGCTGAAACAAGTATACTTAAATCACAAGTTTATCATATCAATTTTTTCTAccatttataaattatgtaaatatagGTTCATGTGCTACTGGAATGGATAAAAAGGTTTGAGGAAGTAACAAGTGCAAAGAAGTTGCATCGCTTGATATTGGACAAAAGCTAAAAGTGACATTGTACAATAATCGAACTGTTGGGAAGAATAGTAATCTATTTTCGAGGCACTTGGGTAAAACAGTTCGTGATCGTAATATATGTCCGTTAGGAATATCATCATGGAAACACATTAAGGAGGAAAAGCTAAATCACATGTGGGCTGTTGTTAAGGTAATTGTATTAAATATTGCAATTTATTCTGGGTCTACTCTCTTCTTAAAACAATTCTCGATGCTTAATTAGTGTACTCCTTCTTGTTCAATATTAAATTGTTTCTCCGATATCGTTTTACATACTAGGTTTTTGACAGATCTGATCTTTGTTAGAGCTAAGGAATTGATGGTTAGTTTAAACAAAATACAAGTTGTTCCTATGATTATAATTGATGTGAACCTATGTTTGATACATTATAGGATAAATTTGATAGTGATGACATAAATAGTCATCGAGATCATGTTTTGGAATGGATGAAAGAGTTATGGAATAAATGGAGAGGTCAATTGCATGCAAAGTATGTGAAGGGTAAGCCTATACAAGAGGCTCTTAAGAATATGCCTAAGGAGGTAGAAAAGAAGCAATGGGAGTGGTTGGTAACagaacattttacttcaaaaggTTTTCAGGTCTGACATATTATctaattatgtaattttgtCTCATACTATGATCTCATTTTGGTAATTTATTTATAACATTTGAATTTAATGTTGTTACTCAAATATAGGTGAGAAGCAATAGAAATGCAATAAATAGAGCTAAGTTGAAGATGCTTCATCATATTGGTAGCAAGCCAATTAGAGAGATTATTTATCAAAAGGTGTTATCATCAAATCTTTTTCTGTTTTAATGTTGATGAACCCTACTTTGACATGTTAACTTTTATGTAAAGGGCGGAAAATATGGAAATTCATCAGATTTGGCAACTAGCTTTTACGAGACTCGCAAGAAGAATAACACACTTATTGATTCTGAAACAATCGAGAAGCATGTGCGTTTGGTTAATTGAGCATGTTCTTAACATTTAGTTATTTGTACATGTTCTTAGCATTTAGTTATTATGGAATTTGAAAACAATCTCATTCATACACTTTGTAGGCTCAAATTCAAGAATTGGTGGAGTCTGAATCATCACTTTCTAGCATAGAAATTGTTGAGAAATGCTTTGGACCTCAAAGTAGTAGTCATGTATTTGGCTTTGAAGGTGGCGTAAAAGCAAGAGATTTGAAAGGTGGGGCTTCCTCAAAGGCTTAATTGTTGGCTGAGCTACGTTCAACTCAAAAAGAGAATCAGTCTTTGAAGGATTGCATGTCTAACTTTCAAAATGAGATGAAAGAACTAAAGCAattgaaaagaatttttttagcGCAAGACGCTAATTTCCAGCCTCCAATTCAAGAGTGTGACTATTCGGATACTTGATGATACTATGTGAGTAAACACTCACCTGAAACGTCATTTTATCGTGTTGGTTCTGCGTAGCGAAGCTATTAGTTGTTGATTGTTTTATCGTAAAATATATTTGTgtgtttgataaattttagaatgatAAATAGTATATAAATTTGGAACACTATTGAATCGTCCTAACCTCATTCTAATGGTGAAAAAATTGTTAAGAGCTCTGTCAATATCAGATTCTTCTAATTTCTGCTTTTCCAAAGCCAATGAATCTGCCATATCCTGTGGTTTCTGGTGGCTTTTCCTTCTTCCACATAAGTTTTGAATATTAGATTCTTCTAGTTTTTGCTTCTTGTGACAATAGttgtaaaaatatcaaacaGATAGTTTCTGGTGGCTTTTCCTTCGTCCACACATGTCTTGAATGGTGGTTGTAATAGATTTGCCATATCCTGTGGTGTAACATGAATGAATGATAAATTGTAGTATTACATAACAATATCAATTTTTTGGCAAACAAAAGGTGAAATTGGATAAGAAACGTAATTTAACGTGTGATATCAGGTTAGCTATTGACTTGAGCATCAGAAGTAAAACGGTGGTGACTGTTCCAGTGATCTAAATCTTGAGCACCAAAGTTCTTGTAGCAAGCTGAAGCTTGAAGATACCCATCCTTTGAGCTAGCCACTGTCAAAATTATCCCCCTTGCATATTTTTCTACCATCGTAGGGTCTTCCCCAGTGTTTCTTGTGCTCTCCCCCATCTTGGATCATTTACTATGTTCACATTTGGAGCCTAAGATGTCGTTCCCTTTAGATCACCTGCATTATACACTGCTCTTGCTTCTCTCTAAATTTCCTACTTTAAGTATATCATCTTATAAAGCTAGCTATTTAATGCATTCATTTGAATGTCTATAGTTGCCAAACAATTATCTGTTGGATATTTTTACAAATCTTATTGATCAAATACCAAAAGGTAATTTTAATGATCGAGTGATCACACTTAcaaaatttttttctcaaatcaaTTTCTCTTGAGTCATTTAGAGTGACTTCGTGTAAGCTGTAAGTTCTAAGTTTATTAAAAGTTGACTACATTGTCCTAGTTGTATCTGTGAGAGTGAAAATGTAATCATATACAGTACATGTAGTGGTTCCTCTTTTTGTTAATACATTTAGACTTTCCCTCCTGTTTAGAACATGTACGACGTAacgttatatattttttcagcACATTAACTACTGATAAAATTTTACAGAGAAAATGGAATTTTGGCCATTTAAGGATTTTCAAGTGATGATAACAAACTCAGTTAGAACATGTAAGATCTTCTTCCTCTTTTAACTTTAACCTTTTGACTAAGTTTTGTTCCTTGTAAATTTTAGTTTGCGATTACAATTTACTCGTCGCAATATAAGTAATTAGTGTTGCTGCTGCTACCACTATATTGTGTACAACAATTTCCCACAAAAAAATGGCCACCAAAATCTCAACTGTTGCAGCAATTAGTGGTACAAATGTTGTAGAAATTGTTATTTGATTTAATCACATCTTTATGTTTATCTTTATATATAGGTCTTCtaaatgaaagttttatttcttttacagATTTTGGATGCTGAAATTTGCAAAAAGTTGATGTTAAACAACATGTAGATTGACCATTTTTTGCTGGGAAGGTGAAGGCAACTTTGGATTATATAGTTTAAGGctagtatataatttttttgctaAGGGTTCATGATCACAATATTGTTACTAGCTTACCTCAGTGTTGTATGTAGTTAGATGCCTTATACtcacattattttataattacattatatattatatatgaaagtgacaattttatattaattatcgtATTTTCTAGGTGCAAATGCAATGTGATTTAAGGACTAGAATGTAAATTCTTAAATCTTTTTGAGTAGGAAATCTGTAATGGATGCGATATGATTTATGGATCATCTTCAAAATGGTCCTGAAATGATTTAGGGACCAGCTTTAAAGTTTTCATAAATTGATTTATAGATGAGCTAAAAACTGGTCGCAAACTGATTTACGGATCAAACTTTAAATTGATCGCAAAATGATTATGGACCAGCATAGAAGTCGTCCCAAATGATATATGGACCAGTTAGAATCTAGTCGCAAAATGATTTAACGATCATAATTTCAATTTGAATATATGCGAATAGGTACCAGAAATATGGTCCCTACATGTATTTTAGGGACCACAATTACACTAGTCCCTAAAAAGAATCAGCGACCATCCCGATAATCTCGTCCCTAAAGGTCCTTAGCGACTAAGTCTATAAGGACAAGTACAGCTGGTCGCTATTGTCCTTTTTGGGACCAGATTGTTACTTATAGCGACCAGTTTTCCCTTCGCTA
Proteins encoded in this window:
- the LOC107021793 gene encoding uncharacterized protein LOC107021793, whose amino-acid sequence is MWAVVKDKFDSDDINSHRDHVLEWMKELWNKWRGQLHAKYVKGKPIQEALKNMPKEVEKKQWEWLVTEHFTSKGFQVRSNRNAINRAKLKMLHHIGSKPIREIIYQKGGKYGNSSDLATSFYETRKKNNTLIDSETIEKHAQIQELVESESSLSSIEIVEKCFGPQSSSHVFGFEGGVKARDLKGGASSKA